Proteins encoded within one genomic window of Candidatus Methylomirabilota bacterium:
- a CDS encoding DUF2182 domain-containing protein: MTGAGEGLVPVRDRVTVLTSIGLLLIAAAAWAVVVRSSLRGDDMMMTMPMPATAAGGIAFVISWAVMMTAMMLPSALPMISLYGAIQRGVRETRGVPLVAFTAVYLLLWAATGVPVYLAHTLLMGMAPPAFAYGVAVILLSAGVFQLSPFKQSCLHACRSPFGFLLGHWRAGRRGSLALGWSHAVYCVGCCWALMLVLVAAGAMGLPWVLLITAVVAAEKLLPGGEWLARATGLALLVLAVAVAIRPDLVTVLRGHTM; the protein is encoded by the coding sequence GTGACCGGCGCCGGCGAGGGGCTCGTCCCGGTCCGGGACCGGGTCACGGTTCTCACCTCCATCGGCCTCCTGTTGATCGCGGCCGCCGCGTGGGCCGTCGTGGTCCGGTCGAGCCTTCGGGGCGACGACATGATGATGACCATGCCGATGCCGGCGACGGCGGCCGGCGGCATCGCCTTCGTGATCAGCTGGGCCGTCATGATGACCGCGATGATGCTGCCGAGCGCCCTGCCGATGATCTCGCTGTACGGCGCCATCCAGCGGGGCGTCCGGGAGACCAGGGGCGTGCCGCTCGTGGCGTTCACCGCCGTGTACCTCCTCCTGTGGGCCGCGACGGGGGTGCCGGTGTACCTCGCGCACACCCTGTTGATGGGGATGGCCCCGCCCGCCTTCGCCTACGGCGTGGCGGTGATCCTCCTGAGCGCGGGCGTGTTCCAGCTGTCGCCGTTCAAGCAGAGCTGCCTGCACGCCTGCCGGAGCCCGTTCGGCTTCCTGCTTGGCCACTGGCGGGCCGGCCGGCGGGGCAGCCTGGCGCTCGGGTGGTCCCACGCGGTGTACTGTGTCGGCTGCTGCTGGGCCCTCATGCTGGTGCTCGTGGCCGCGGGCGCCATGGGCCTGCCGTGGGTGCTCCTCATCACCGCGGTGGTGGCAGCGGAGAAGCTGCTTCCGGGCGGGGAATGGCTGGCGCGCGCCACCGGCCTGGCCCTGCTCGTGCTCGCAGTAGCGGTGGCCATTCGTCCCGATCTCGTGACGGTGCTGCGCGGCCACACGATGTGA